From the Falsibacillus albus genome, one window contains:
- a CDS encoding polysaccharide deacetylase family protein, translating into MKPLLILILSALILSACSSPILKHTEKGIGEADRSQQKTNESKETKKSEKEDSSDQTTTAGVDKQTDTSKNAKPVNLAPKYRINDKNWSIQPIGDAEPKAVLLTIDDAPDHYALQMAKTLKKLNVNAIFFVNGHFLQTPEKKRILKEIYDMGFMIGNHTYSHSNLNDLTPAKQKEEILSVNRLVQQITGEKPKFFRAPFGENTEVSRKIAAEEKMKLMNWSYGYDWVKQYEDEKKIADIMVNSPYLYNGANLLMHDREWTNAALEKIVEGLRSKGYKIIDPRSIETYDNQSKENS; encoded by the coding sequence ATGAAACCCCTGCTTATCCTTATCCTCTCAGCTTTAATACTTTCAGCCTGCTCAAGCCCTATATTAAAGCATACAGAAAAGGGCATCGGGGAAGCCGACCGGAGTCAACAAAAAACGAATGAATCAAAGGAAACGAAAAAGAGTGAGAAAGAGGATTCCTCTGATCAAACAACTACGGCTGGAGTGGATAAACAAACTGATACAAGTAAGAACGCAAAACCGGTGAATCTTGCGCCGAAATATAGGATCAATGATAAGAATTGGAGCATTCAGCCCATTGGGGATGCAGAGCCTAAAGCGGTTTTGTTGACGATTGATGATGCTCCCGATCATTATGCCCTGCAAATGGCAAAAACGTTAAAAAAGCTGAATGTGAATGCTATCTTTTTTGTAAACGGACATTTCCTGCAAACGCCTGAAAAGAAAAGGATATTAAAGGAAATCTATGATATGGGATTTATGATCGGCAATCATACTTACAGTCATAGCAATTTGAATGATCTTACTCCCGCAAAACAAAAAGAGGAGATTTTATCAGTAAATCGACTCGTTCAACAAATTACCGGGGAAAAACCAAAATTTTTCAGGGCCCCCTTCGGAGAAAATACAGAGGTAAGCCGAAAAATCGCAGCCGAAGAAAAGATGAAGTTGATGAATTGGTCATACGGGTATGACTGGGTTAAGCAATATGAGGATGAAAAGAAAATAGCCGATATTATGGTCAATTCACCTTATTTGTATAATGGGGCAAACCTTTTGATGCATGATCGGGAATGGACGAATGCTGCCCTTGAAAAAATCGTGGAAGGATTGAGGTCGAAGGGATACAAAATCATTGATCCCCGCTCTATCGAAACCTATGATAATCAAAGTAAAGAGAATAGCTGA
- a CDS encoding YktB family protein, with protein MTFNGFTNEDFEVFSIDGLDARMEALKSMVRPKLESLGEHFSPTLSSLCGVEMHYHVAKHARRTKNPPNDTWVSFANNRRGYKMLPHFQIGLWSTHVFVWFAVIYEAPHKAEIGKKFASNVQKIEKKIPNHFVWSKDHTKPDAIPMSGLSEDELLQLFQRLQDVKKAELLCGIHIPKAQAIKMSGKEFIEKVDDAFAHLIPLYKLS; from the coding sequence ATGACTTTTAATGGATTTACCAATGAAGATTTTGAAGTTTTTTCTATAGATGGTCTCGATGCGCGGATGGAAGCCTTGAAAAGTATGGTTCGTCCTAAATTAGAAAGCCTTGGAGAACATTTTTCCCCGACATTAAGTTCCTTGTGCGGCGTCGAAATGCATTACCATGTTGCCAAACATGCACGTCGGACAAAGAACCCTCCTAATGATACTTGGGTTTCCTTTGCAAATAACCGCAGAGGATATAAAATGCTTCCGCACTTTCAAATAGGATTATGGTCCACCCATGTCTTTGTATGGTTTGCTGTTATTTATGAAGCGCCTCATAAAGCCGAAATCGGTAAAAAATTTGCCTCTAATGTCCAAAAGATCGAAAAGAAAATTCCTAATCATTTCGTTTGGTCAAAGGATCATACTAAGCCAGATGCAATTCCTATGTCCGGCTTATCTGAAGATGAGCTTCTACAACTTTTCCAGCGCCTGCAAGATGTTAAAAAGGCGGAGCTTTTATGCGGAATCCATATACCGAAAGCTCAAGCAATAAAAATGAGCGGCAAGGAATTCATTGAAAAAGTCGATGATGCTTTTGCTCATTTAATACCCTTATATAAGCTTTCATAA
- a CDS encoding YlaF family protein, giving the protein MKDIKWIFVLYSILAASAIMGIGVAIGERSIIGVLVCIVLLIVIMGIGFKKKKQMREQGKL; this is encoded by the coding sequence ATGAAAGATATCAAATGGATTTTTGTCTTATATTCTATCTTGGCTGCATCAGCCATCATGGGAATTGGCGTAGCCATCGGGGAACGTAGCATAATCGGCGTCTTAGTTTGCATCGTTCTCCTAATCGTGATCATGGGTATTGGTTTCAAAAAGAAAAAACAAATGCGAGAACAAGGTAAATTATAA
- a CDS encoding GNAT family N-acetyltransferase: MENRISSRHFEKEDEVHFSDWIETSLEWKTIEMKNESVLTYTKRHEEMPGKWLTWFEPRRTEPVAITYHMETAPSNGKPWLGTLIVKPSRRMEGVGEEVITILGEELKANGHKAIFAGVPIEQYTWVDFLSRCGFEQFKVESEEKQQFLILVKSL, from the coding sequence ATGGAAAATAGAATATCGTCTCGTCATTTTGAAAAAGAAGATGAAGTTCATTTTTCAGATTGGATTGAAACCTCCTTGGAGTGGAAAACGATCGAAATGAAAAATGAAAGTGTATTGACATACACAAAGAGGCATGAAGAAATGCCAGGGAAATGGCTGACATGGTTTGAGCCGAGAAGAACAGAACCTGTAGCCATCACGTACCACATGGAGACTGCGCCTTCGAATGGAAAACCCTGGCTTGGGACTCTTATCGTAAAGCCTTCCCGTCGTATGGAAGGGGTAGGTGAAGAAGTAATCACGATATTAGGCGAGGAACTCAAAGCTAATGGGCATAAAGCTATTTTTGCGGGTGTTCCGATTGAGCAGTATACGTGGGTAGATTTTTTGAGCCGGTGCGGCTTCGAACAGTTCAAGGTTGAAAGTGAAGAAAAACAACAGTTTTTGATCCTTGTCAAGTCATTGTGA
- a CDS encoding inositol monophosphatase family protein produces the protein MTNWIEIDTYAKEWLKEAGDRIKESFTGKLNVQTKSNANDLVTNIDKETEQYFICKIKESYPEHRVFGEEGFGDVIENLKGVVWIIDPIDGTMNFVHQQRNFAISIGVYEDGIGKLGYIYDVVLDELYHAKSGEGAYLNEAKLPKLEEVSVDKAIVSLNATWVTPNKRIDHQTFTPLVKDVRGTRSYGSAALELAYVATGRLDAYITMRLSPWDFAGGKVLVEELGGKVTDLYGNELDMINKSPMFASKPGLHQEIIEKYIKNGK, from the coding sequence ATGACAAATTGGATTGAAATCGATACATATGCAAAGGAATGGCTTAAAGAAGCAGGGGATAGGATCAAGGAATCCTTTACTGGCAAACTTAATGTACAGACAAAGTCGAATGCAAACGATTTAGTTACGAACATCGATAAAGAGACTGAGCAGTATTTCATCTGTAAAATAAAGGAATCGTATCCAGAACATCGTGTATTCGGTGAAGAGGGGTTCGGCGATGTCATTGAAAACCTCAAAGGTGTTGTTTGGATCATTGATCCGATTGACGGAACAATGAATTTTGTTCATCAACAGCGCAACTTCGCCATTTCTATTGGGGTTTATGAAGACGGGATAGGTAAGCTCGGATACATTTATGATGTTGTGTTGGATGAGCTTTATCATGCGAAGTCTGGTGAAGGGGCATATTTGAATGAAGCCAAACTGCCGAAGTTGGAAGAAGTTTCGGTTGATAAAGCAATAGTATCTCTGAATGCAACCTGGGTCACCCCGAACAAACGCATCGACCATCAGACTTTCACTCCGCTTGTAAAAGATGTCAGGGGAACCCGATCATACGGCTCAGCTGCATTAGAACTTGCGTATGTAGCAACAGGAAGGCTTGATGCCTATATTACGATGCGGCTTTCACCGTGGGATTTTGCAGGTGGAAAGGTTTTAGTTGAAGAATTAGGCGGGAAAGTGACTGATTTATACGGAAACGAATTGGATATGATAAACAAAAGTCCGATGTTCGCTTCTAAGCCTGGGCTTCATCAAGAGATTATCGAGAAATACATTAAAAATGGAAAATAG
- a CDS encoding GapA-binding peptide SR1P: MGTIVCQCCNSTVDHFEDEKVSVLYSKKCCHCEGQQPKLEEK; the protein is encoded by the coding sequence ATGGGTACAATTGTTTGCCAATGCTGCAACAGTACGGTTGATCACTTCGAAGATGAGAAAGTGTCCGTTTTATATTCAAAGAAGTGTTGTCATTGTGAAGGACAGCAGCCAAAATTAGAGGAAAAATAA
- a CDS encoding YlaH-like family protein, whose translation MNVTEHLSFFASLYKVDENPEVGMWLLYLTFIGLSILVYKLGFAKKLPVLKSIMVYIFLILGCTLLTFLGIFLPVGEGLVVASLILIIYKIRLHNQKKMEAEQSK comes from the coding sequence GTGAATGTAACTGAACACCTTTCCTTCTTCGCATCCTTGTATAAGGTTGATGAAAACCCTGAGGTAGGTATGTGGCTGTTATATCTTACGTTTATCGGTCTATCCATCTTAGTGTATAAACTTGGCTTTGCGAAAAAACTTCCTGTTCTAAAATCGATTATGGTTTATATATTTTTAATATTAGGTTGTACTTTATTGACCTTCCTGGGCATTTTCCTACCGGTAGGGGAAGGGCTTGTCGTGGCGTCCCTGATTTTGATTATTTATAAAATCCGACTTCATAACCAAAAGAAAATGGAAGCGGAGCAATCGAAATAG
- a CDS encoding DUF1885 family protein translates to MNEAKIIIEQKFPSSTLNKEINDYIAAYKKTGEQLAWDYARYAFPYEICENEGDLIQFSGLHPKYHGFFIQYKEKEITVELYPTSTYGDKSKANELAKYIALKNNGILIMFNGRQMSYAEKKKKKKAL, encoded by the coding sequence ATGAATGAAGCGAAGATTATCATTGAGCAAAAATTTCCTTCTTCGACACTCAATAAAGAAATTAATGATTATATAGCAGCATATAAGAAAACAGGCGAACAACTAGCCTGGGATTATGCACGATATGCATTTCCTTATGAGATTTGTGAAAATGAGGGTGATTTGATCCAGTTCAGCGGGCTGCATCCAAAATACCATGGCTTTTTCATACAGTACAAAGAGAAGGAAATAACTGTGGAACTTTATCCTACATCCACTTATGGAGATAAAAGCAAAGCAAATGAGCTGGCTAAATATATCGCTTTAAAAAACAATGGAATCCTCATCATGTTCAATGGCCGTCAAATGAGCTATGCGGAGAAGAAAAAGAAGAAGAAAGCTCTTTAG
- a CDS encoding aminotransferase class I/II-fold pyridoxal phosphate-dependent enzyme, with protein MSQNETPLFTGLIKHAEKNPVQFHIPGHKKGNGIDPDFRSFIGDNALSIDLINIGPLDDLHQPKGMIKEAQDLAAEAFGADHTFFSVQGTSGAIMTMVMAVCGPGDKIIVPRNVHKSVMSAIVFSGAIPVFIHPDIDPELGISHGITIDSVEKALEQHPDAKGILVINPTYFGIAADLKKIVELAHSYDIPVLVDEAHGVHIHFHDELPLSAMQAGADLAATSVHKLGGSLTQSSILNMKEGLVSAKRVQTILSMLTTTSTSYLLLASLDVARRRLATEGKELIDKTISLAQSLRKKINEIDSLYCVGEEILGTKATFDYDPTKLIISVKELGITGYDAEKWLRETHNIEVELSDLYNILCIITPGDTEAEGTVLVEALHELSDKVKDLSRDISVEVLLPDIPVLAVTPRDAFYAETEVVPIHESIGRTIAEFIMVYPPGIPIFIPGEIITEDNVTYIEKNIEVGLPVQGPEDFDLKYLRVIKEYKAIK; from the coding sequence TTGTCACAAAATGAAACCCCCTTATTCACAGGTCTGATTAAGCACGCTGAAAAAAATCCTGTACAATTTCATATTCCAGGCCATAAAAAAGGCAATGGTATAGATCCTGATTTTCGAAGCTTCATAGGGGATAACGCGTTATCCATTGATTTGATCAATATTGGCCCGCTTGATGACCTACATCAGCCAAAAGGAATGATCAAAGAAGCACAGGATCTTGCTGCAGAAGCATTTGGCGCCGACCATACATTCTTCTCCGTTCAAGGAACGAGCGGTGCAATCATGACAATGGTAATGGCGGTTTGCGGACCCGGCGATAAAATCATTGTACCACGAAATGTGCACAAATCTGTTATGTCAGCCATCGTATTTTCAGGGGCGATCCCTGTTTTCATCCATCCCGACATTGATCCTGAACTTGGGATTTCCCACGGAATCACCATTGATTCAGTTGAAAAGGCATTAGAGCAGCACCCAGATGCAAAAGGCATATTAGTGATTAATCCTACCTATTTCGGAATCGCAGCAGACTTAAAGAAAATCGTGGAGCTTGCCCACTCTTATGATATTCCGGTTTTGGTCGATGAAGCACATGGGGTCCACATCCATTTCCATGATGAACTTCCATTGTCAGCTATGCAGGCCGGTGCTGATCTCGCTGCCACCAGTGTCCATAAATTGGGGGGGTCACTGACGCAAAGCTCTATCTTGAATATGAAAGAGGGACTGGTGTCTGCAAAGCGCGTACAAACGATCCTGAGCATGCTGACGACTACTTCAACTTCATACTTGCTCCTCGCTTCTCTTGACGTGGCAAGGAGGCGCCTTGCTACTGAAGGAAAAGAACTGATTGATAAGACAATTTCTCTCGCGCAGTCATTAAGGAAAAAGATCAATGAAATCGACAGCCTTTATTGTGTAGGAGAAGAAATCCTGGGAACGAAAGCAACGTTTGATTACGATCCAACTAAATTGATCATATCTGTAAAAGAATTGGGCATCACTGGATATGACGCAGAAAAATGGTTGAGAGAAACGCATAACATCGAAGTTGAACTGTCCGATTTATATAATATCCTTTGCATCATCACACCAGGTGATACAGAAGCAGAAGGAACCGTTTTGGTCGAGGCTTTGCACGAACTATCCGATAAAGTAAAAGACCTTTCAAGAGATATCAGTGTTGAAGTCCTTCTCCCGGATATTCCTGTTCTGGCTGTCACACCAAGGGATGCTTTCTACGCAGAAACGGAAGTTGTACCGATTCATGAATCCATCGGCAGAACGATTGCTGAATTCATCATGGTATACCCTCCGGGAATCCCGATTTTTATTCCTGGTGAAATCATTACAGAAGATAATGTCACATATATTGAAAAAAATATTGAAGTCGGACTCCCTGTACAAGGGCCCGAAGATTTCGATTTGAAATATTTGCGCGTCATAAAAGAATATAAGGCCATTAAGTAA
- a CDS encoding sulfite exporter TauE/SafE family protein translates to MKKLLILAFIGLMAQLIDGSLGMAYGLTSTSLLLAFGMAPAVVSASVHLAEVVTTAVSGVSHIKFGNVDKNVVRQLIFPGSVGAFLGACLLSRLPGELVKPYISIFLLLLGIYIIMRFLLDHSKQGRTESKPYTKKQLIPLGFFAGLLDATGGGGWGPVATPILLAKKGADSRKVIGSVDTSEFAIASSATLGFILSLGWESVNWTWVIALMAGGIVAAPIAAWLVRIIPSHIMGILVGGLIIMTNAHTLLTAGNSLSGTTIQTVNIILFFVWGIAFIHMLRKRKKANKRTLNA, encoded by the coding sequence ATGAAAAAACTACTCATTTTGGCTTTCATAGGATTAATGGCGCAGTTGATCGATGGTTCATTGGGCATGGCATATGGGCTGACATCCACTTCCTTATTGCTCGCATTCGGCATGGCTCCGGCAGTAGTATCTGCTTCAGTCCATCTGGCAGAAGTCGTGACGACTGCAGTGTCAGGAGTGTCGCATATTAAATTCGGAAACGTGGATAAGAATGTTGTTCGCCAATTAATCTTCCCCGGATCGGTCGGGGCATTTCTCGGAGCTTGCTTATTAAGCCGTCTGCCGGGAGAATTGGTTAAGCCCTACATCTCCATCTTTCTCTTACTATTGGGTATATACATCATCATGCGCTTTCTTTTAGATCATTCGAAGCAAGGACGAACAGAATCTAAACCATATACAAAAAAACAACTCATTCCATTAGGTTTTTTTGCTGGCTTATTGGATGCTACAGGCGGAGGGGGATGGGGACCTGTCGCGACTCCCATCTTATTGGCCAAAAAAGGGGCAGATTCCCGGAAAGTGATTGGATCGGTGGACACAAGTGAATTTGCGATCGCATCATCGGCTACACTTGGCTTCATTCTTTCTTTGGGATGGGAGAGCGTAAATTGGACATGGGTAATTGCTTTGATGGCAGGGGGAATTGTTGCTGCACCAATTGCCGCATGGCTCGTAAGGATCATTCCTTCACATATAATGGGTATTTTAGTCGGTGGACTGATCATCATGACCAATGCGCATACACTTCTAACTGCCGGAAATTCTCTTTCAGGCACCACTATTCAGACAGTGAATATCATTCTCTTTTTTGTTTGGGGCATCGCATTCATCCATATGTTGAGGAAGAGGAAGAAAGCCAATAAAAGAACATTGAATGCTTGA
- a CDS encoding UPF0223 family protein: MEYQYPFSYDWTTDEVIDVIKFFETIEKAYEKGVSRDDVMSTYRRFKEIVPSKSEEKQLCKEFEQSSGYSSYHVVKKTKEQEKGSLIKM; encoded by the coding sequence ATGGAATATCAATATCCGTTTTCTTATGATTGGACGACAGATGAAGTCATTGACGTCATCAAATTCTTTGAAACGATTGAAAAAGCATATGAGAAGGGTGTTTCTCGGGACGATGTCATGTCGACCTATCGAAGATTCAAGGAAATCGTACCAAGCAAGTCTGAGGAAAAACAGCTATGCAAAGAATTTGAACAATCCAGCGGCTATTCAAGCTATCATGTCGTGAAAAAAACAAAGGAACAGGAAAAAGGCAGTTTGATTAAGATGTAA
- a CDS encoding NAD(P)H-dependent flavin oxidoreductase has translation MKWKTRITDLLNIEYPIIQGGLAYLAYSELAAAVSNAGGLGQITAMSLGDPELLRDEINKVREKTEKPFGVNFAIGQHGRPFSDYLNVAIEEKVPVISMTGGNPAPIFEQLKGVDVKKLVLVAAKRQAQKAEELGADAVMVVGQEGGGHLGKNDTGTFVLIPQVVDSVDIPVIASGGIGDGRGLMAALSLGAEGIEMGTRFIATKECVSASEVYKQALINGSENDTVVIKRSLGTPARAITNSWTDKIIEIEKSNGTYEALKDYISGQANRKYIYEGKVDEGFAWAGQVIGLISDSPSVEELFTRIMGQAEEIRGKWSN, from the coding sequence ATGAAATGGAAAACTAGAATCACAGATTTATTGAATATCGAATACCCCATCATTCAAGGCGGATTAGCCTATTTGGCTTATTCTGAATTGGCTGCTGCTGTTTCCAATGCGGGGGGGCTTGGACAAATCACTGCGATGTCCCTGGGAGATCCCGAACTACTGAGAGACGAAATAAACAAGGTCAGAGAAAAGACTGAAAAACCTTTTGGAGTGAATTTTGCAATCGGGCAGCATGGAAGGCCATTTTCCGATTATTTGAATGTCGCCATTGAAGAAAAGGTTCCGGTCATTTCAATGACTGGAGGGAATCCTGCACCAATATTTGAACAGCTAAAGGGTGTAGACGTGAAAAAATTAGTATTGGTAGCAGCGAAAAGACAAGCTCAAAAAGCGGAAGAATTAGGTGCTGACGCAGTCATGGTTGTCGGGCAGGAAGGTGGAGGTCATCTCGGGAAGAATGACACAGGTACATTCGTCCTGATCCCCCAAGTTGTGGATTCCGTCGACATCCCTGTCATAGCTTCAGGCGGGATTGGCGATGGCAGGGGGTTGATGGCTGCCTTGAGCTTGGGTGCAGAGGGAATTGAAATGGGTACAAGATTCATTGCCACAAAGGAGTGTGTGTCGGCTTCCGAAGTTTATAAACAAGCATTGATCAATGGAAGTGAAAATGATACCGTAGTCATTAAACGGTCACTCGGAACACCGGCGAGGGCCATTACAAATTCATGGACAGACAAGATCATCGAAATTGAAAAATCCAACGGTACGTATGAAGCGTTAAAAGACTATATCAGCGGGCAAGCGAATAGGAAATACATATATGAAGGAAAAGTCGACGAGGGGTTCGCTTGGGCAGGTCAAGTAATCGGACTCATCTCGGATTCTCCGAGTGTTGAAGAGTTATTTACAAGAATCATGGGCCAAGCGGAAGAAATTCGTGGAAAATGGTCAAACTAA
- a CDS encoding YezD family protein has translation MNKLKEMLKTVRFGSITLIVQDGRVIQLEKHEKVRFR, from the coding sequence ATGAATAAGCTGAAAGAAATGCTTAAAACAGTCCGGTTTGGATCGATTACGCTGATTGTCCAAGATGGAAGGGTTATACAGTTGGAGAAACATGAGAAAGTAAGATTTAGATAA
- the typA gene encoding translational GTPase TypA, with protein sequence MKLREDIRNIAIIAHVDHGKTTLVDQLLKQSGTFRSNEHVEERAMDSNDLERERGITILAKNTAVQYKEKRINIMDTPGHADFGGEVERIMKMVDGVLLVVDAYEGCMPQTRFVLKKALEQNLRPIVVVNKIDRDFARPEEVVDEVLELFIELDANDEQLEFPVIYASGINGTASTDPEKQDENMESLFEAIVEHVPAPIDNKEEPLQFQVALLDYNDYVGRIGIGRVFRGTMKVGQQVALMKLDGTIKQFRVTKIFGFFGLKRLEIQEAHAGDLIAVSGMEDINVGETVCPVEHQEPLPVLRIDEPTLQMTFLVNNSPFAGREGKYVTARKIEERLEAQLQTDVSLKVENTDSPDAWIVSGRGELHLSILIENMRREGFELQVSKPEVIVREIDGVRCEPVERVQIDVPEEYTGGVIESIGIRKGEMLDMINNGNGQVRLIFMVPARGLIGYTTEFLTLTRGYGIINHTFDSYQPMATGRVGGRREGVLVSMETGKASQYGIMQVEDRGVIFVEPGTEIYEGMVVGEHTRENDLTVNITKMKQATNVRSATKDQTTTMKKPRIMTLEEALEYLNDDEYCEVTPESIRLRKKILDKNERERAAKKKKYAETN encoded by the coding sequence TTGAAATTAAGAGAAGACATCCGTAACATTGCCATCATTGCCCACGTTGACCATGGAAAAACAACGCTTGTGGATCAATTGCTTAAACAATCTGGTACATTCCGTTCAAATGAACATGTAGAAGAGCGTGCAATGGATTCCAATGATCTTGAAAGAGAGCGCGGAATCACGATCTTGGCAAAGAATACGGCCGTTCAATATAAAGAGAAGCGAATTAATATCATGGATACGCCGGGACATGCCGACTTTGGAGGCGAAGTAGAACGGATCATGAAAATGGTTGATGGTGTTCTATTGGTCGTTGACGCGTATGAAGGCTGTATGCCACAAACTCGTTTTGTATTGAAAAAAGCTTTGGAGCAAAATCTACGACCAATCGTCGTAGTCAATAAAATTGACCGTGATTTTGCTAGGCCGGAAGAAGTAGTGGACGAAGTATTGGAATTATTCATCGAATTGGATGCCAATGATGAACAGCTGGAATTCCCAGTTATTTATGCATCAGGGATCAACGGTACGGCCAGTACAGACCCTGAAAAACAAGATGAAAACATGGAATCTTTATTTGAAGCGATTGTTGAGCATGTTCCTGCTCCAATCGATAACAAGGAAGAGCCATTGCAATTCCAAGTCGCATTGCTGGATTACAATGACTATGTCGGAAGAATTGGGATCGGCCGTGTTTTCCGAGGTACGATGAAAGTCGGACAACAAGTCGCATTGATGAAACTTGACGGCACAATCAAACAATTCCGGGTAACAAAAATTTTCGGTTTCTTTGGGTTGAAACGTCTGGAAATCCAAGAAGCCCATGCCGGTGACTTGATTGCAGTTTCCGGAATGGAAGACATCAATGTCGGTGAAACAGTATGTCCTGTTGAACACCAAGAGCCGCTTCCGGTATTGCGTATCGACGAACCTACACTTCAAATGACCTTCCTTGTCAACAACAGTCCATTTGCAGGACGTGAAGGGAAATATGTCACAGCAAGGAAAATTGAAGAACGATTGGAAGCACAGCTTCAAACAGACGTTAGTTTAAAGGTTGAAAACACAGATTCCCCTGATGCTTGGATCGTATCTGGACGTGGAGAGCTTCATCTTTCAATCCTTATTGAAAACATGCGCCGTGAAGGGTTTGAACTTCAAGTTTCAAAGCCGGAAGTCATTGTAAGGGAAATTGACGGTGTGCGCTGTGAACCGGTTGAAAGGGTACAAATCGATGTGCCTGAGGAATATACAGGCGGTGTCATTGAATCAATCGGGATCCGAAAAGGTGAAATGCTTGATATGATCAATAATGGCAACGGTCAAGTTCGTTTGATATTCATGGTTCCTGCCCGTGGCCTGATTGGCTACACAACGGAGTTCCTCACATTGACAAGGGGCTACGGAATCATCAACCATACATTTGACAGCTATCAGCCTATGGCCACTGGAAGAGTCGGAGGACGACGTGAAGGTGTGCTTGTATCTATGGAAACAGGCAAAGCTTCTCAGTACGGGATCATGCAAGTTGAAGACCGTGGTGTCATTTTTGTTGAACCTGGTACAGAAATCTATGAAGGCATGGTTGTCGGGGAACATACTCGTGAAAATGATTTAACGGTCAATATCACAAAAATGAAACAAGCGACAAACGTTCGTTCAGCAACAAAAGACCAAACAACCACGATGAAAAAACCAAGAATCATGACATTGGAAGAAGCGTTGGAGTACTTGAATGACGACGAATATTGTGAAGTAACTCCTGAATCCATTCGCCTTCGCAAAAAAATCTTGGATAAAAATGAACGTGAAAGAGCTGCTAAAAAGAAGAAATACGCTGAAACGAACTAA